Genomic segment of Terriglobales bacterium:
AGGGACGAAAACCGCCACCTTGACTCCAGGCACACGACTTCAGCCCAATAGCATCTATATGGCAGTCATCAAAGGAACCGTGAAAGATCTGGCAGGAAATGCCATGGGTGCTGACTATATTTGGACGTTCCAAACCGGGGCAGAGTAGGTCAGCAAAATATTTTAGGCAAGCACCGGCGTTCCAGATAGTCGCAGCAAAATCTCAAATTGTGTGGGTGAACAGGGGCCGTGGCACTCAGGGCTAACTTGTTGTTCCTCCTTTTCTCAAGCCCACCGCGGTCATGGACAAACGTTCCGGGCACGATTGATCGGTGCACCTCACATCCAAATTAGCCCGGCTATGCTAAGTTAGCCGCATGTCGGGTAGGAGCGATCATACATTTACTGCGACAGAGGACAGATACCGAGCATTGCTCGAGGTGTCGAGCGCAATTGCTGCCCAGTCGAACGTAGATGCCATTCTTCGCAGCCTTCGAGCTTTGCTTTCTTCAGTTGTTGCTTTCAATTCCATCACTCTCTTATTGCTAGAACCTGACAAGCGGCACGTACGTGTTTTGGCATTCGACAAAACTCCGGGAAGTCCGGAGATCGAGGTCGGAACAACGGTTGCTTTTGCTGAAACGGCTGTCGAAAAGGTAATCGACGATCAAGAGGCTATATACATCCCGAATGTCGCTGAAGAGATAGAGAAAGTTCCGGAACTGGCATCACGGCATGCCAGCACTTCAGATTCTGTCTACGCATTTCCAATATCGGTTTCAGAGAAAAAGCTTGGCGCATTATTGTTTGCCCGGGGTAATCACAAGGAGTTCAAGACCGAAGAAGTTGAACTAATGAGGTCGGTGGCTGCACACGTTGCAGTTGCACTTGATTGTGCCTTGGCAAACGACGCCGCGATCCTTTATCAGGGGCAACTGTCGCAAGAAAGGGATCGGTTCAAGCTTCTCCTTGAGATCAATAATTACGTTGCCTCTCATTTAGAGATCAAGGACCTGTTTCGATCCACGTCTGCAGCTCTTATCCGGTATTTTGCGCATGATTTCACAGGATTCTGGTTAATCGACAAAAAGTCCAAGAAATTGGAATGTGCTTTTCTGGAATTCCCGGGGCGAGCGAGTTTTCTTGAGGATCTTCCTACCACGGAGATCACAGAAGAATCGCTGGAGAAAATGCGTGCGCGAACACCAGAACTTTGGTCTGCGGCAGATATAGAGAAGATCCCGAATCCGGGTCGCGACCGGTTGAAAGCAGAATCGATCGTGTCCCTCGCTGTCGCACCATTAGTTACATCGGGTGGCCCGCTCGGAGTGATTACACTTGGCAGTAGAAAGGCGAACAGCTTCGGGCAAAGAGACCTTGATCTCTTGTCGCAAATAAGCGGACAGCTTTCTCTAGCAGTTGACAACGCCTTGGCTTACGGACGACTTTCCGCGTCGAAGGCCCAATTGGAGCAAGAGAAACTCTATCTCGAATCGGAAATACGCTCTGAGTACAACTTTGAAGATATCGTGGGGAAGAGCGCCGCTCTGCAAAGAGTCCTTGAGCAGATTGCGATTGTTGCTCCCACCGATTCAACTGTATTGCTTCACGGCGAAACCGGCACCGGCAAAGAACTTATCGCACGCGCGATACACAGCTTAAGTCCGCGCAGAGACCGAACTTTCGTAAGACTGAACTGTGCGGCGATTCCGTCCGGTCTTGTCGAAAGTGAACTGTTTGGCCATGAGAAAGGCGCGTTCACGGGCGCGCTGATGCAAAAGCGTGGACGGTTTGAACTCGCGGATCACGGAACGCTGTTTCTAGACGAGATCGGCGATATCAATCTTGAGTTGCAGCCGAAGTTACTGCGAGCTTTGCAGGAACAAGAATTTGAACGGCTCGGAAGCACAAGGACAATTCATGTTGATGTCCGATTGATCGCTGCAACCCATCGTGACCTTCTCGAGATGATAGCCAATGGGCAGTTTCGGGAAGATCTTTTCTACAGGCTGAATGTATTCCCCGTCGAAATACCTCCGCTCCGAGAGAGACGTGAAGATATTCCATTACTGGTGCACTATTTTGTCGCGCGGCTCTCCGCAAGAATGCGTAAGCGTATCAAGTCCATCCCGAAGCAGGCGATGGATGCGCTAGTGAGCGCTCCGTGGCCTGGGAACATCCGCGAACTGGAGAATCTCATGGAGCGCGCTGTTATTCTTACGCAGGGTGAGGAATTGGTTGTTCCTGTTCGGGAACTGAAAAGATCCTCAGCGGCCAACGTCTCTTCTTATACAGGAGCGACCTTTTACGACGCCGAGCGTCACGCCATCATAGAGGCTTTGAAGGCGACATCAGGCAGAGTATCGGGCCCGGATGGTGCGGCCGAGCGCTTGGGACTGAAGCGCACAACACTACAGAACAAGATGAGACGACTCAAAATTACCAGGTCCGATTATTAGTCAGAATGAATCCTGTTCTATCTTCATTAGCTACCTAGATTACGCTGTATTCCCCTCCTGCTCTCATATCGCTGAGAGCGCTTGCACCCTCCTCAAATGCCCGCATTCCGGCATTGACCTCAAATGGGCAGACCTGCGGTAGATACCCTTCGCGACATCTCGTAAATTCAACGACTTACAGCCGAAACTACGTGGCATGGGAAGTGCACTCTTGAGAGACGAGTGAACCACGGAGGTTCAATCGATGCTCAAGGTTGAGTTCCATGAAGCTGGCGGTGTGCTCACGCTACACATGGAGGGCAGATTCGTCGCGAAATTTGCAGAAGATGCCCGTGATCTGATTCTCCATTGCAAGGTTCCTTCGGGGCTCATTGTGGATCTATCGGACGTGAGCTTCGTGGATGCTGTCGGCGAGGACGTGTTGAGGTGGTTCGGCCGAATCGGGGCTTTGTTCCTAGCAGACACTGCGTATTCCGTTGATGTTTGCGAACGATTGGATCTACCAGTGACAAAGCGATTCAGACAACACTCTTGGGTGATGTGATCGTTCGTACCCTCCCCCAAAGCAGCGCCCGGGCCGAATGGTTCGGGCGCGCTGAGCAGGCACTGCATGTTTTGGCCAAGATCGAAAACTCGTAAGAAATCCAAGGATGCTCGGTTCGCCGATGCGGAGGAGATGCAAACGGCGTTTGCTCAACAGCACAAGGCCCTGTACTGGATCGCTCTTGCCATTACTGCTGACGAAGAACTTGCAACTGCATCCATCGTGGATGCGGCGAGCCTTGCCGAGTCGAACAATTGCGTTTTTCACGACTGGTTGAACCATTGGGCTCAGGTGGCAACGGCCCGTGTCGCTGTGGAGAAATGCCAGCGGCAAATCAGTTTGGCGGAGCGAGAGTATGGGCAACTGGCATGCTCGGAGTACAGGCAGGATAGCCTCTCCGACGAGCAGATTACAGCTCTTCAGGCGCTGAATCTGCGCCAACTCCATTACGATCTGGACGCATTGGCCAGATCGGCCCTGATACTTCGTGGCTGTCTACGCGTTTCGATCTACGAATGCACCCTCGTCTTGAAGGTCCCTCTTCGATCTGTGTTGAGTGCGTACAACAAGGCAATGCAGTGGTACGACGACACCGCCCAGCAGTTACAGCTTGAAGCACAGCAACACCTTAATGCCACTGATTCAATTTCATTCGGATCAAGTCAAACCGATCTCGATCCTTTATTCCGTCGAAAGGACCAACCTCATGTTGTTCCACAAAAATAACTTCATACGCTATTCATCATTACTTTCACTTCTCGTCCTGCTCGCAATCATAGGAACAACCGGTTGCAGCAAAAAGTCCCAGGCCACACCGGCTGCGGGGCCTATGGAAGTTGCGGTTGTAAATGTCACTCCAGAGCGTTTAGGGCTGACGACCGAGTTGCCAGGCCGTACAGCGGCCTTTCTAGTAGCCGAGATTCGTCCGCAGGTAAATGGGCTCGTTAAGGAAAGGTTGTTCCAGGAAGGCAGCAGCGTAAAAGCCGGTGACCTTCTGTACCAGATCGACCCAGCTCCATACAAAGCTGCGTACGAGCAGGTAAAAGCGGGGCTCGCAACAGCCGAAGCTGAACTCGCCACCGCGGAGGCAAATCTGCCTGCGATCAGGTTGCGCGAACAAAGATTGAAGGGGCTTGCGTCCGTTCATGCCGTCGGGCAGCAGGATTACGACGATGCGAGTGCGGCACTGCGGCAGGCCGAGGCGACTGTCGAGGCACGCAAAGCAGCAGTCGCTATGAGCCGAGCTGCAGTTGAAAGCGCTCGCATCAACCTCGCTTACACGCCGATCCGTTCTCCTATCTCAGGCCGCATCGGTATTTCGAATGTGACGGTCGGTGCTATGGCGACCGCTTACCAACCTACCCCGTTTGCGGTTGTTCAGAAGCTAGATCCGATCTACGTCGATGTCGTTCAATCGAATGCCGACCTGCTCCGCCTAAGGGAGAAGCTCGAAAGCGGCCGCCTTAAACGCAATGGTGCAGTTCAAGCCAAAGTGAAACTTATCCTGGAAGACGGCACAGAGTATCCGCATTTGGGCAAGCTGCAATTTAGGGACGTAACGGTCGATCCGACAACGAGCTCCGTTACGCTGCGGCTCATTTTCCCCAATCCCCATCAGACTCTTCTTCCTGGCATGTTCGTTCGAGCAATTGTGCAAGAGGGAGAGGACCAGCAAGCATTAATGATTCCGCAACAGGCAGTAACGCGCGACGCAAAGGGCACACCCGTCGTGTGGTTGGTGAACAAGGATAATAAGCTCGAGCAGCGTTTTCTTGAACTCGATCGCGCGATCGGCGACAAGTGGCTAGTGAGCACCGGACTAGCTGCGGGTGACCGGGTGGTGATGGAAGGATCTCAGAAAGTTCCCCCTGGATCTTCCGTCCGTGCAGTCGCATTCGATAGTCCGACCAAAACCGCTGACCCAAGTGCGGTGGAAGGGGGCAAGTAATGCTGTCCCGCTTCTTCCTAAACAGGCCTGTTTTTGCCTGGGTGATCGCGATCGCGATGATGGTAGGAGGTGGATTGGCGATCTACAATCTGCCGATTTCGCAGTATCCACCGATCGCACCTCCTTCGATATCAATTACAGCTACTTATCCCGGCGCCTCCGCAAAGACGGTTGAGGATAGTGTGGTCCAGATCATCGAGCAGAAGATGACCGGACTTGACCGCATGCTCTATATGTCCGCGACCAGTGACTCGTCTGGCCAGGGTGCAATTACGCTTACATTTTCACCCGGAACCGATCCAGACCTCGCATGGTCAAAGGTGCAAAACAAACTGCAATTGGCGATGCCCATGCTTCCGGAGGTCGTGCAGCGTCAGGGCGTTGTCGTGAGCAAATCCACTCGCAACTATCTGATGTTAGTGGGGCTCGTATCAGAGAATCCGAACGTTGGTCAGAATGACCTAAGTGACTACGGGATTTCGCAGATTCAGCCATCGCTGGCTCGCGTACCGGGTGTCGGAGAGGTGGAAGCTTTCGGATCGCAGTATGCGATGCGGATCTGGCTGAATCCCGACAAACTCACGCAATTCAACATGACCTCGGATGACGTAGTCGCAGCCGTTCGAGCTTACAACGTCGAAGTCTCCGCCGGGCAGTTCGGGGGAATGCCAGCCGTACCCGGCCAGCGCTTGAATGCTTCCATCGTCGTGCAGTCGCTGTTGAAGACTCCGGAAGAGTTCGGGGCTATCCCCATTCGAAACAATCCAGACGGCTCGATCGTGCGCGTGCGCGATATTGGACGAACTGAGCTGGGTACAGAGTTTGATATGGCCCGCCTGAAGTTTAATGGCAAGCCGGCTGCCATACTTGCCGTAAGACAGGAAGCGGGCGCGAACGCTCTGGACACCGCTGACGGCGTAAAGGCCAAGATGCAGGAGTTGTCGCGGTACTTTCCTGCAGGAATGAAGGTTGTCTACCCGTACGACACGACACCGTTTGTGAGAGTCGCCATCGGCGAAGTGGTGAAGACCCTGATTGAAGCCATCATCCTGGTCTTCCTCATCATGTACCTGTTCCTCGGCAACATGCGAGCTACTCTAGTGCCCACGATCGCGGTTCCAGTCGTCATTCTGGGCACATTTGGGGTTCTCGGGCTTCTGGGATTCTCGATCAACATGCTCACCATGTTCGCCATGGTGCTGGCCATCGGATTGTTGGTGGATGACGCTATCGTCGTCGTTGAGAACGTAGAACGAGTGATGAGTGAAGAAGGCTTGTCACCGCTGGAAGCGACCCGTAAGTCCATGGACGAGATCACGGGAGCGTTGGTGGGGATAGGACTCGTTCTGTCTGCCGTGTTCGCACCTATGATCTTCTTTCCGGGTTCCACCGGCGTTATCTACCGTCAGTTTTCTGCGACTGTGATCGCTTCCATGCTGCTGTCGGTGCTGGTCGCGTTGATCTTGACGCCGGTCCTCTGTGCTTCTCTTTTAAAGCCAGTTGAAAAAGGACACGAAGCCGCCGAGAGCGGATCTCGGTTTCTACGCCCATTTTTCCTTTGGTTTGATCGGGCGTTTTACTGGATAAGAAGCAAATACACATCTCTGGTCGGTCACATTCTCGCTTCAAAAACTCCTTATGTCCTCGCCTTCGTCTTGATTGTTGCCGCACTTGGCTTTCTGTTTCACCGAATGCCTACCGCCTATTTGCCGGACGAAGATCAAGGCGTGTTGATGGTGGCTGTCCAACTTCCAGCCGGCTCCACGGTTGAGCAAACTGAGGAGGTCATGACAAAGGTTCGGAAGCACATGCTCGAAGATCAGAAGGAAGCTGTGGCCTCCTGCATGACCGTGTCAGGGGTGAGTTTTTCTGGGCATGGCCAGAACCAGGGTATGGCATTCGTCATGTTGCGTGATTGGGAACTGCGCAATCGCGAGGATCTTCGCGTAAAGGCCGTTGCAGCGAAGGCCACCAGGGCGTTTGCGGGTCTGCGAAATGCAATGGTTTTTGCTGTTCCGCCTCCCCCTGTGACGGAGCTCGGCATGTCCACTGGTTTCGACTTCATGCTTCAGGATCGAGGTGGTCTTGGACACGAGAAGCTGATGCAAGCCCGCGGTCAGTTACTGATGACGGCATCCAAGGATCCCAGGCTGATACGGACTCGCCCCAATGGCTTAGATGATGTACCCGAATATCACACGGATATAGATCAGGGGAAGGCCGGAACCTTGGGTGTTCCTATCAATGCAGTCCACAGCACTATTTCAGCCAATTTTGGTAGTGCCTACGTCAATGATTTCATCCAGGGTGGGCGCGTTAAACGCGTCTACGTGCAGGCAGATGCGCCTTACAGGATGCTCCCGAATGACCTCTCGCGTCTTTACGTGCGGAACAACAAGGGCGGAATCCTGCCCGCATCCTCACTGATCTCGGAACATTGGATTTATGCCTCGCCCCGCCTGGAGCGGTACAACAGTTTCCCGTCACTTCAATTCCTGGGCGAACCAGCTCCAGGGAAGAGTTCGGGCGAGGCCATGAGAGCCATGGAAGAGGCTGCTTCTAAGCTCCCCCAAGGCATTGGCTTTGAGTGGACAGGACTCTCTTACCAGGAACGTATGGCCCAGGCCCAAACGACTCTACTGTACTCGTTCTCGATTCTTGTCATCTTCCTTGTTTTGGCGGCTCTATATGAAAGTTGGTCGGTGCCAATCTCGATCTTGCTGGCGCTGCCACTGGGAGTGATTGGCGGTGTAGTCGCCTCAACCTCTCGGGGATTGCCGAATGATGTGTATTTTCAAATTGGTCTACTTACAGTTCTCGGTCTCACGACGAAGAACGCGATTCTGATTGTTCAGTTCGCAAAGATCAGACTGGAACAAGGGGCTGGGTTGATCGAAGCTACTCTGGAAGCTGCGAAGCTGCGGCTCCGTCCTATCGTGATGACCTCATTGGCATTTGGCTTCGGCGTTCTTCCGTTGGCAATTGCGACTGGAGCTGGCGCTGGTGCCCAGAAGGCCATTGGAACAAGCGTCCTCGGTGGCATGATCACGGCCACCTTTCTCGCAATTTTCTTTATCCCATTGTTCTACGTCATGGTTGTTCAAATATTCCAAAAGACCCGCAGGAATCAGCAGGTCCATTCCCATGCGACTCCAGCTGTGGAGGAGCAATAACATGAAACGAACGCTATTAGTTATTCCATTGATCGCGTGTCTCACCGGCTGTCTTCAACCGAAGTACAGCCGGCCTGCACTGCCCGTTCCTCCGACATGGTCTGAGAGCACCGCGCAGGTGAAGCTTTCTCCAGCCGCACCTCAGGCTGCAGACATAAAGTGGAATGAGTTCTTCACTGATAAGCAAATGCAATCTGTGATCGAGCTCGCGCTGAAGAACAACCGTGATTTAAGAATTGCTGCCCTGAATGTCGAGAAAGTCCAAGCGCAGTATCGTATTCGGCGTGCGGAGCAGTTTCCGACGCTTGACGCCACAGCCACCGCGGACATTTACCGCGTACCGGCGAAGTTGTCCACAACCGGCCAGGCATACACTTACGAGCAATTTAACGTAGGCGGCGTGGCTGCATGGGAACTTGATTTCTTTGGCCGTATTCGAAGCCTGAAGCACGCTGCACTCGAACAATACCTGGCCACCGATGAAGCTCGCAATGCTGTGCAGATCTCGCTCGTCGCAGCAGTGGCCAACACTTATCTGGTGCTCGCAGCAGACAGGGAAAACCTACGGCTAGCCCAAACTACCGTTGATGTGCAGGAGAAATCGTATGAATTGATTAAGAAATCACGGGATGCCGGCATTGGCAACGATCTCGACCTGAGCCAGTCGCAGAGTCAGGTAGAGGCTGCTCGAGTCGATATTGCACGATACCGCGGGTTGGTCGCAACAGACGAGAATCAACTGAACCTGCTGGTCGGAATGACCGTCCCAGCCAATCTGCTGCCGAATGAACTTGGTGCCGATTCTTCACTGAAAGAAGTCTCGGCGGGATTGCCCTCCGATGTACTCCTGCGGCGCCCAGACATACTATCTGCTGAACATCAGCTCAAAACGGCGTATGCCAACATCGGTGCTGCCCGATCCAACTTCTTTCCAAGAATTGCTCTCACGGCCGGCTCAGGCCTCATGAGTGGTGATCTCTCGAAGTTGTTCAAGGGTGACTCTCAAACCTGGAGCTTCGCGCCTCAAATAGTAATGCCGATCTTCGACGCGGGTGCGCGGCGAGCAAGTTTGAAAGGCACCAAAGTGGAGCGAGACATAGCGGTGGCGGAGTACGAGAAGTCAATCCAGTCGGCGTTCAAAGAGGTCAGCGACTCACTTTCGCTTCGCTCCACACTGTTTGATCAGCAGAACGCACAAGAAAGGTTAGTAAACGCGTTGGAGCTTTCGTATCACTTGGCGGAGGCTCGCTACAACGCAGGTATCGACAGTTACTTGAGTGTACTCGTAGCGCAACAGTCCTTTTATCGGGCGCAGCAAGGACTAGTCTCGGTGCGTATGGGACGCATGACGAACCTCGTTACCTTGTACAAGGTCCTTGGAGGAGGGGCATAACGTTCTGGGAACACTTGATCGGTTTGGCGATCTTGTATTCTCCGGGCGCCTGTGGAGCGAGTTGCGATCGACGGAGTCGCAACTCCGCCGGTGCCCGTTTATGCAAATTGGGCTCTTGGCTCAGATTGTCTCTAACGTAAGGTAGGTGGAGGGAAGATGCTTACAGGGGAGGATCAAGTTGTAAGAGTGCAATTGAAATCTATTTTGGTGGCGATGGATTTTTCAGCAGTTTCGGAAAAGGCCTTGCGCCATGCCGTTGTAGTTGCTCGCCATTATGGGTCGAAGCTTTAC
This window contains:
- a CDS encoding efflux RND transporter periplasmic adaptor subunit, whose product is MEVAVVNVTPERLGLTTELPGRTAAFLVAEIRPQVNGLVKERLFQEGSSVKAGDLLYQIDPAPYKAAYEQVKAGLATAEAELATAEANLPAIRLREQRLKGLASVHAVGQQDYDDASAALRQAEATVEARKAAVAMSRAAVESARINLAYTPIRSPISGRIGISNVTVGAMATAYQPTPFAVVQKLDPIYVDVVQSNADLLRLREKLESGRLKRNGAVQAKVKLILEDGTEYPHLGKLQFRDVTVDPTTSSVTLRLIFPNPHQTLLPGMFVRAIVQEGEDQQALMIPQQAVTRDAKGTPVVWLVNKDNKLEQRFLELDRAIGDKWLVSTGLAAGDRVVMEGSQKVPPGSSVRAVAFDSPTKTADPSAVEGGK
- a CDS encoding efflux transporter outer membrane subunit, which codes for MKRTLLVIPLIACLTGCLQPKYSRPALPVPPTWSESTAQVKLSPAAPQAADIKWNEFFTDKQMQSVIELALKNNRDLRIAALNVEKVQAQYRIRRAEQFPTLDATATADIYRVPAKLSTTGQAYTYEQFNVGGVAAWELDFFGRIRSLKHAALEQYLATDEARNAVQISLVAAVANTYLVLAADRENLRLAQTTVDVQEKSYELIKKSRDAGIGNDLDLSQSQSQVEAARVDIARYRGLVATDENQLNLLVGMTVPANLLPNELGADSSLKEVSAGLPSDVLLRRPDILSAEHQLKTAYANIGAARSNFFPRIALTAGSGLMSGDLSKLFKGDSQTWSFAPQIVMPIFDAGARRASLKGTKVERDIAVAEYEKSIQSAFKEVSDSLSLRSTLFDQQNAQERLVNALELSYHLAEARYNAGIDSYLSVLVAQQSFYRAQQGLVSVRMGRMTNLVTLYKVLGGGA
- a CDS encoding sigma 54-interacting transcriptional regulator; translation: MSGRSDHTFTATEDRYRALLEVSSAIAAQSNVDAILRSLRALLSSVVAFNSITLLLLEPDKRHVRVLAFDKTPGSPEIEVGTTVAFAETAVEKVIDDQEAIYIPNVAEEIEKVPELASRHASTSDSVYAFPISVSEKKLGALLFARGNHKEFKTEEVELMRSVAAHVAVALDCALANDAAILYQGQLSQERDRFKLLLEINNYVASHLEIKDLFRSTSAALIRYFAHDFTGFWLIDKKSKKLECAFLEFPGRASFLEDLPTTEITEESLEKMRARTPELWSAADIEKIPNPGRDRLKAESIVSLAVAPLVTSGGPLGVITLGSRKANSFGQRDLDLLSQISGQLSLAVDNALAYGRLSASKAQLEQEKLYLESEIRSEYNFEDIVGKSAALQRVLEQIAIVAPTDSTVLLHGETGTGKELIARAIHSLSPRRDRTFVRLNCAAIPSGLVESELFGHEKGAFTGALMQKRGRFELADHGTLFLDEIGDINLELQPKLLRALQEQEFERLGSTRTIHVDVRLIAATHRDLLEMIANGQFREDLFYRLNVFPVEIPPLRERREDIPLLVHYFVARLSARMRKRIKSIPKQAMDALVSAPWPGNIRELENLMERAVILTQGEELVVPVRELKRSSAANVSSYTGATFYDAERHAIIEALKATSGRVSGPDGAAERLGLKRTTLQNKMRRLKITRSDY
- a CDS encoding efflux RND transporter permease subunit; translation: MLSRFFLNRPVFAWVIAIAMMVGGGLAIYNLPISQYPPIAPPSISITATYPGASAKTVEDSVVQIIEQKMTGLDRMLYMSATSDSSGQGAITLTFSPGTDPDLAWSKVQNKLQLAMPMLPEVVQRQGVVVSKSTRNYLMLVGLVSENPNVGQNDLSDYGISQIQPSLARVPGVGEVEAFGSQYAMRIWLNPDKLTQFNMTSDDVVAAVRAYNVEVSAGQFGGMPAVPGQRLNASIVVQSLLKTPEEFGAIPIRNNPDGSIVRVRDIGRTELGTEFDMARLKFNGKPAAILAVRQEAGANALDTADGVKAKMQELSRYFPAGMKVVYPYDTTPFVRVAIGEVVKTLIEAIILVFLIMYLFLGNMRATLVPTIAVPVVILGTFGVLGLLGFSINMLTMFAMVLAIGLLVDDAIVVVENVERVMSEEGLSPLEATRKSMDEITGALVGIGLVLSAVFAPMIFFPGSTGVIYRQFSATVIASMLLSVLVALILTPVLCASLLKPVEKGHEAAESGSRFLRPFFLWFDRAFYWIRSKYTSLVGHILASKTPYVLAFVLIVAALGFLFHRMPTAYLPDEDQGVLMVAVQLPAGSTVEQTEEVMTKVRKHMLEDQKEAVASCMTVSGVSFSGHGQNQGMAFVMLRDWELRNREDLRVKAVAAKATRAFAGLRNAMVFAVPPPPVTELGMSTGFDFMLQDRGGLGHEKLMQARGQLLMTASKDPRLIRTRPNGLDDVPEYHTDIDQGKAGTLGVPINAVHSTISANFGSAYVNDFIQGGRVKRVYVQADAPYRMLPNDLSRLYVRNNKGGILPASSLISEHWIYASPRLERYNSFPSLQFLGEPAPGKSSGEAMRAMEEAASKLPQGIGFEWTGLSYQERMAQAQTTLLYSFSILVIFLVLAALYESWSVPISILLALPLGVIGGVVASTSRGLPNDVYFQIGLLTVLGLTTKNAILIVQFAKIRLEQGAGLIEATLEAAKLRLRPIVMTSLAFGFGVLPLAIATGAGAGAQKAIGTSVLGGMITATFLAIFFIPLFYVMVVQIFQKTRRNQQVHSHATPAVEEQ